The following are from one region of the Achromobacter xylosoxidans genome:
- a CDS encoding amino acid ABC transporter substrate-binding protein encodes MSRRLLLALPVLALALYSAAAAAAPAPDVLLGASVQLTGPVANTGRYYRDAYQMAVDQINAAGGVKIGGETRKLALKIYDNQSDVNLSVRQYTQLVTQDKANLLLGPFASNFALADSAVSEKYKVPMVQGGGASDQIFSRKFKYIFGTLAPASNYFGSTVEMLKMLKPAPASVALLYADDAFDVSVAEGTRPLLKSAGLPIAMDERYSTNATDFNSLLSQIKSKNVDAVLVAGHETEILNFVRQAKSLAVAPKMYSFTVGVPSEDFRKALGRDADYAFGMTAWLPSAALKDRWFGDAEQFARAYKAKFGYDPDYHAASGVADVEALVYAMESAGSANPQKVRDALAKIRFDSLYGPVAFNAQGQIDLPQVVIQVQDDRLAEIYGAKGFITQPKYPMPAWNAR; translated from the coding sequence ATGTCTCGGAGACTATTGCTCGCCCTGCCCGTCCTGGCGCTGGCCTTGTACAGCGCCGCCGCGGCAGCGGCGCCGGCGCCCGATGTCCTGCTGGGCGCGTCCGTGCAACTGACCGGCCCCGTCGCCAACACCGGCCGCTACTACCGCGATGCCTACCAGATGGCGGTGGACCAGATCAACGCCGCCGGCGGCGTGAAGATCGGCGGCGAAACGCGCAAGCTGGCGCTCAAGATCTACGACAACCAGTCGGACGTCAATCTGAGCGTGCGGCAGTACACGCAACTCGTCACGCAGGACAAGGCCAATCTGTTGCTGGGTCCCTTCGCCAGCAATTTCGCGCTGGCCGACTCGGCGGTGTCGGAAAAGTACAAGGTGCCCATGGTCCAGGGCGGCGGCGCCTCGGATCAGATTTTCTCGCGCAAATTCAAGTACATCTTCGGCACGCTGGCGCCGGCCAGCAACTACTTCGGCAGCACCGTGGAAATGCTGAAGATGCTCAAGCCCGCGCCGGCCAGCGTGGCCTTGCTGTATGCGGATGACGCCTTCGACGTCTCGGTGGCCGAGGGCACCCGCCCGTTGCTGAAATCCGCGGGCCTGCCCATCGCCATGGACGAGCGCTACAGCACCAACGCCACCGACTTCAACTCGCTGCTGTCGCAGATCAAGAGCAAGAACGTGGATGCGGTGCTGGTGGCCGGACACGAAACCGAGATCCTGAATTTCGTGCGCCAGGCCAAGAGCCTGGCCGTCGCGCCCAAGATGTATTCCTTCACCGTGGGCGTGCCGTCGGAGGATTTCCGCAAGGCGCTGGGCCGCGACGCGGATTACGCCTTTGGCATGACGGCATGGCTGCCTTCGGCGGCCTTGAAGGACCGCTGGTTCGGCGACGCGGAGCAGTTCGCCCGCGCCTACAAGGCCAAGTTCGGCTATGACCCGGACTATCACGCGGCGTCCGGCGTGGCCGACGTCGAAGCGCTGGTCTACGCCATGGAAAGCGCCGGCAGCGCCAATCCGCAAAAGGTGCGCGACGCCTTGGCCAAGATCAGGTTCGACAGCCTGTACGGCCCGGTCGCCTTCAACGCCCAGGGGCAGATCGACCTGCCTCAGGTGGTGATCCAGGTGCAGGATGACCGCTTGGCCGAGATCTACGGCGCCAAGGGCTTCATCACGCAGCCCAAGTATCCGATGCCAGCCTGGAACGCGCGCTAG
- a CDS encoding ABC transporter ATP-binding protein: MNPILDVRNVTRSFAGLVAVNQVSFTLAEGEILGLIGPNGAGKTTLVSLISGTLAPTAGEILFQDKPIDALPAYRRARLGIGRTFQIMRPFPGLSVLDNVAVGALFGHGGGQPKLALAREQARACLDFVGLGRAAGQRADELGGPGRKRLELAKALAMQPKVLLCDEVMAGLNLVEIDEVIEVIRKVRASGISVLVIEHVIKAIKSLSDRLLVLHHGEKIADGAPDEVLADPEVVQAYLGKRRA, from the coding sequence ATGAACCCGATCCTGGACGTGCGCAACGTGACCCGAAGCTTTGCCGGGCTGGTGGCCGTGAACCAGGTCAGCTTCACGCTGGCCGAGGGCGAGATCCTCGGCCTGATCGGTCCCAACGGCGCCGGCAAGACCACGCTGGTCAGCCTGATCAGCGGCACGCTTGCGCCGACCGCGGGCGAGATCCTGTTCCAGGACAAGCCGATAGACGCATTGCCGGCGTACAGGCGCGCCCGCCTGGGCATAGGCCGCACCTTCCAGATCATGCGGCCCTTCCCCGGCCTGTCGGTGCTGGACAATGTGGCGGTGGGCGCCTTGTTCGGGCATGGCGGCGGCCAGCCCAAGCTGGCGCTGGCGCGCGAGCAGGCGCGTGCCTGCCTGGATTTCGTCGGCCTGGGCCGCGCGGCCGGACAGCGCGCCGACGAGCTGGGCGGGCCGGGCCGCAAGCGGCTGGAACTGGCCAAGGCGCTGGCCATGCAGCCCAAGGTGCTGCTGTGCGATGAAGTCATGGCCGGGCTCAACCTGGTGGAGATCGACGAGGTCATCGAGGTCATCCGCAAGGTCCGCGCCAGCGGCATCAGCGTGCTGGTGATCGAACACGTCATCAAGGCGATCAAGAGCCTGTCGGACCGGCTGCTGGTGCTGCATCACGGCGAAAAGATCGCGGACGGCGCGCCCGACGAGGTGCTGGCCGACCCCGAGGTGGTGCAGGCCTATCTGGGCAAGAGGCGCGCATGA
- a CDS encoding c-type cytochrome: MRETALALPRKRAFGAGLLIACLHAGVLAADPDMEAGRALFVGATPACAICHTLNDAQSSGAIGPKLDELKPDAARVETAIRNGIGQMPAYTSLSDKEIEVLAAYVAKATGAQQ, encoded by the coding sequence ATGAGGGAAACCGCGCTGGCGTTACCCAGGAAGCGCGCATTTGGCGCCGGATTATTGATCGCTTGCCTGCATGCCGGCGTGTTGGCAGCCGACCCCGACATGGAGGCGGGTCGCGCCTTGTTCGTCGGCGCGACGCCAGCCTGTGCGATATGCCATACCCTGAACGACGCCCAGTCCAGCGGCGCCATCGGCCCCAAGCTCGATGAACTCAAGCCCGATGCGGCGCGCGTGGAGACGGCCATCCGCAACGGCATCGGCCAGATGCCGGCTTATACGAGCTTGTCGGATAAGGAAATCGAGGTGTTGGCGGCGTATGTGGCCAAGGCTACCGGCGCGCAGCAGTGA
- a CDS encoding sulfite oxidase, with amino-acid sequence MRSSLIESAARRRLLAGGASALAAAGLGRAALAAEQKAAPAAAAAPAPASAAKPLPAYAAWKQPDAMIVHSANTIETRREAFGNGVVTPLRQLYVRNNLPPPDESIVADRDAWVVEIAGVAKPMSLSVGQLKTMGLQTLAMVLQCSGNGRGYFPNKPSGTPWQVGAAGCVIWSGLPVSVLVEHCGGMEAAAVFMTGTGGEKLPDGLDPNMVMVERSVPKEAMRDALLAWELNGEPIPLAHGGPLRLIVPGYTGVNSVKYIKRLAFTEKESAAAIQQTGYRLAPPGQKGDPSQPSVWAMGVKSWINTPNPAASTLKAGRVVVQGVAFGGTNGIKLVEVSIDGGKNWQKAELVGPDLGRYAWRQFALPVELTAGEHVLVSRATDTEGRVQEEERPQNSGGYINSSWRDHAVAVVAKA; translated from the coding sequence ATGCGTTCATCCCTGATCGAGAGCGCGGCGCGACGGCGCCTGTTGGCTGGCGGCGCCAGCGCCCTGGCCGCAGCAGGCCTGGGACGCGCGGCATTGGCCGCCGAGCAGAAAGCCGCGCCAGCCGCGGCTGCCGCACCGGCGCCGGCATCTGCCGCCAAGCCGCTGCCGGCTTATGCGGCCTGGAAGCAGCCCGATGCGATGATCGTGCACAGCGCCAACACCATAGAGACGCGGCGCGAGGCATTCGGCAACGGGGTGGTCACCCCGCTGCGCCAACTCTACGTGCGCAACAATCTGCCGCCGCCTGACGAGTCCATCGTCGCCGACCGGGACGCATGGGTCGTCGAAATCGCCGGAGTGGCCAAACCGATGTCGTTGAGCGTGGGGCAATTGAAGACCATGGGCTTGCAGACTTTGGCCATGGTCTTGCAGTGTTCCGGCAACGGCCGCGGCTATTTCCCGAACAAGCCCAGCGGCACGCCCTGGCAGGTCGGCGCGGCCGGTTGCGTGATCTGGAGCGGCTTGCCGGTCAGCGTGCTGGTCGAGCACTGCGGCGGCATGGAGGCGGCGGCCGTGTTCATGACCGGAACCGGCGGCGAGAAGCTGCCTGACGGCCTGGATCCGAACATGGTCATGGTTGAACGTTCCGTGCCCAAGGAAGCGATGCGGGATGCGCTTCTGGCGTGGGAGCTGAACGGCGAGCCGATCCCGCTGGCCCATGGCGGTCCCTTGCGCCTGATCGTGCCGGGCTACACGGGCGTGAACAGCGTCAAATACATCAAGCGACTGGCCTTCACCGAAAAGGAAAGCGCGGCCGCGATCCAGCAGACCGGCTATCGCCTGGCGCCGCCGGGCCAAAAGGGAGACCCCAGCCAGCCCTCGGTCTGGGCCATGGGCGTGAAGTCGTGGATCAATACGCCCAATCCGGCCGCCTCCACCTTGAAGGCCGGGCGCGTCGTGGTGCAAGGCGTGGCTTTTGGCGGCACCAATGGCATCAAGCTGGTCGAGGTTTCGATCGACGGCGGCAAAAACTGGCAGAAAGCGGAACTGGTCGGCCCGGATCTGGGGCGTTATGCGTGGCGCCAGTTCGCATTGCCGGTGGAACTGACGGCCGGCGAACATGTGCTCGTCAGCCGCGCGACCGATACCGAAGGCCGGGTGCAGGAAGAAGAACGTCCGCAGAATTCCGGCGGATACATCAATAGCAGTTGGCGCGATCATGCCGTGGCCGTGGTGGCCAAGGCATGA
- a CDS encoding TonB-dependent receptor codes for MHQSGICRPFLGRSALGLALSGGMAMALAAVPAVNQAQTAPEQLHAIDVPAQSLNTALTMLSRQTGTPIMAGGAHIAAQQAPAVAGRMTVREALSRLLLGSGLSAASTPGGGYAVTGAAQTPAVTTLAPVQVMGSSQLPEPYAGGQVARGGRVGLLGERDAMDTPFNIASYTAELIQNQQANSIADVLANDASVRTVNDGQGSVAGTGDEFQIRGFPVRNQDVSFNGLYGMLPLRTIALDGVERVEVLKGPTALLNGMSPRGSVGGGINVVPKRAGDDPLTRLTTTYQSDSRFGGMVDIGRRFGENQEFGFRFNGSYRDGDTAVQNQSNQLGVAVVGLDYRGERLRVSLDAGHQTNNIDAPGDSGVLIFGDSLPVPRPPDASKGYSPDWGYAKSRDNYGVLHAEYDLAPHLTVFGGVGYRRSNNRYLYADPIVVGSTGELLMRPYYWPSYEQNVSTVWGARGNFSTGPVKHEASLSYSTFEQRAGYYDYYIFGLSPSNLYDPADIPKPSIDGLSSSPPRTSLLKLPTVALADTLSFADDRVQFTAGLRYQTVKATNYSYTTGRETSSYDESAVTPAFGLVVKPWTDVSLYANYIEGLTAGPIAPAGASNAGEIFAPIKTKQIEAGVKVDFGTLTTTLGLFQIKQPSGLTTVDNGVTRYDMSGEQRNRGVEFNAYGELARGVRLLGGVTYIQPTMIRTAKPQTDGNSAVGVPRWMANIGMEWDPSFAPGLTLSARALSTSWQYQNLENSRRIPGWTRWDLGMRYATRAFDHPVTLRATVNNVFGKDYWSSASEGYLRLGSPRSVLLSASIDF; via the coding sequence ATGCACCAATCCGGTATTTGCCGGCCATTCCTGGGCCGTTCCGCGCTGGGCCTGGCGCTGTCGGGCGGCATGGCCATGGCGCTGGCCGCCGTACCCGCCGTAAACCAGGCCCAGACAGCGCCGGAACAGCTCCATGCCATCGATGTGCCTGCGCAGTCGCTGAACACGGCGCTCACCATGCTTTCACGCCAGACCGGCACCCCCATCATGGCCGGCGGCGCCCACATTGCCGCGCAACAGGCGCCGGCAGTGGCCGGCCGCATGACGGTCCGGGAAGCGTTGTCCCGGCTGTTGCTGGGATCCGGCCTGTCCGCCGCGTCCACGCCTGGCGGCGGGTACGCGGTAACCGGCGCCGCGCAGACTCCGGCGGTGACTACATTGGCGCCGGTGCAGGTAATGGGAAGCTCCCAACTGCCCGAACCCTACGCCGGCGGCCAGGTCGCGCGCGGCGGCCGGGTCGGCCTGCTGGGCGAACGCGATGCGATGGACACGCCGTTCAATATCGCCAGCTACACCGCTGAACTGATCCAGAATCAGCAGGCCAACTCCATCGCCGACGTGCTGGCGAACGACGCGTCGGTGCGCACGGTCAACGACGGGCAAGGCTCGGTCGCCGGAACCGGCGACGAATTCCAGATCCGCGGTTTTCCGGTGCGCAACCAGGATGTATCGTTCAACGGCTTGTACGGCATGCTGCCGCTGCGCACCATCGCGCTGGATGGCGTCGAGCGCGTGGAAGTGCTCAAGGGTCCGACCGCCCTGCTGAACGGCATGAGCCCCCGTGGCAGCGTGGGCGGCGGCATCAACGTCGTCCCCAAGCGCGCCGGCGACGACCCATTGACCCGGCTGACAACAACTTATCAGTCCGACTCCCGATTTGGCGGCATGGTCGACATCGGACGGCGCTTCGGCGAGAACCAGGAATTCGGCTTCCGTTTCAACGGGTCATACCGCGACGGCGATACGGCGGTGCAGAACCAATCCAACCAGCTCGGCGTGGCGGTGGTCGGCCTGGATTACCGCGGCGAACGGCTGCGCGTATCGCTGGACGCCGGCCACCAGACCAACAACATCGACGCGCCCGGCGATTCGGGCGTGCTGATCTTCGGCGACAGCCTGCCCGTGCCGCGCCCGCCAGATGCTTCCAAGGGCTACTCCCCTGACTGGGGCTATGCCAAGTCGCGCGACAACTATGGCGTGTTGCACGCCGAGTACGACCTGGCCCCGCATTTGACCGTATTCGGCGGCGTAGGCTACCGGCGCAGCAACAATCGCTACCTGTACGCCGACCCGATAGTGGTCGGCTCAACCGGCGAGCTGCTGATGCGCCCGTACTATTGGCCCAGCTACGAGCAGAACGTTTCCACCGTGTGGGGCGCGCGCGGCAATTTCAGTACCGGCCCCGTGAAGCACGAAGCCAGTCTGAGCTACTCCACGTTCGAGCAGCGCGCCGGCTATTACGACTACTACATTTTCGGCCTGTCGCCATCCAATCTGTACGATCCTGCCGACATCCCCAAACCGTCGATCGACGGCCTATCCAGCTCGCCGCCGCGCACTTCCCTGCTGAAGCTGCCGACTGTCGCGCTGGCCGACACCCTCTCCTTTGCCGATGACCGGGTTCAATTCACAGCTGGCCTGCGCTACCAGACAGTGAAGGCGACGAACTACAGCTACACCACCGGCCGGGAGACTTCCAGCTACGACGAATCGGCCGTCACGCCGGCCTTCGGCCTGGTGGTCAAGCCATGGACCGATGTCTCGCTGTACGCCAACTACATAGAAGGCCTGACAGCGGGCCCCATCGCTCCGGCTGGAGCCTCGAACGCAGGCGAGATCTTCGCGCCCATCAAGACCAAGCAGATCGAAGCTGGGGTAAAGGTCGATTTCGGTACGCTCACGACCACGCTGGGCCTGTTCCAGATCAAGCAGCCCTCCGGCCTGACGACTGTCGATAACGGCGTGACCCGCTACGACATGAGCGGCGAACAGCGCAACCGCGGCGTGGAATTCAACGCCTATGGCGAACTGGCGCGCGGCGTGCGCCTGTTGGGCGGCGTCACCTACATCCAGCCGACGATGATCCGCACCGCCAAGCCCCAAACCGATGGCAACAGCGCCGTGGGCGTGCCGCGTTGGATGGCCAATATCGGCATGGAATGGGATCCCTCGTTTGCGCCCGGGCTTACCTTGAGCGCACGCGCCCTGTCGACCAGTTGGCAGTACCAGAACCTGGAAAACAGCCGCCGCATCCCGGGCTGGACCCGGTGGGACCTGGGCATGCGCTACGCCACCCGCGCCTTCGATCACCCCGTCACGCTGCGCGCCACGGTCAACAACGTATTCGGCAAGGATTACTGGTCGTCGGCATCCGAGGGGTATCTGCGCCTGGGCTCGCCCAGGTCGGTGCTGCTGTCGGCATCCATCGATTTCTAA
- a CDS encoding penicillin acylase family protein, translating to MAVLAGCASPGGKKETVDMKGLSQPVEIVRDRHGVSHIYAQNQDDLFFAQGFNAARDRLWQLDLWRRQGEGKMAEQFGPRFVEQDRAARLFLYRGDMQAEFASYHPQGKAILTSFAAGINAYIDWVKANPEQMPPEFKLTGTEPGYWSPETSLIRIYGLTRNLSEEVRMAQRVAALGLNAVQGLSTFEPPLALQVPAGLDVRDVDSKVLGDYNLARNGQKFVAADFPRSPLAAAEREKLAQELSANLLASLDPAFDPMATRYESNNWTIAGQHTASGKPILAGDPHRSITMPSLRYMVHLNAPGWNVIGAGEPALPGVSMGHNDRIAFGLTIFAFGDEEDLYVYDTNPAKPDEYRYNGRWEKMRQVDESIPVRGQSAAVRQLKFTRHGPVIYVDPVKRKAYALRAAYLEFPGTAAYLASLRLNQAQNWNEFVAGMEKHYTPSENMVYADVDGNIGWFGGSIAPIRPRADWSGMLPVPGNGEFEWRGVLPGSALPRAYNPPEGYIATANEYNLPADYRYKDMSARTWAEPYRVQRIREVLADSKGQTVQSSQALQYDNLSIPARTLTGYAKSLNSADPATSQALSMLKDWDARVGTESRAATVYEFWLPEVVKRVTELYVPANGRAAFGNLSTAKTLEKLATPDSAFGAQPQQGRDALLLQALNEGLQKLRAKLGPDSSQWQWGKLHHIQFEHSLAGLLPEATANAYGTPRYPVSGDNDTVHRATFRTSDFRQTSGASYRQVIDVADWDNSRMQNVPGQSADPRSPYYQNLLKDWATGEYFPMAFSRAKVDSEKAGTLNLRPAQR from the coding sequence ATGGCAGTGCTGGCAGGCTGCGCATCGCCCGGAGGCAAAAAAGAAACCGTCGATATGAAGGGGCTGTCCCAGCCCGTGGAGATCGTGCGCGACCGCCACGGGGTGTCCCACATCTACGCGCAGAACCAGGACGACCTGTTCTTCGCCCAAGGCTTCAACGCGGCGCGCGACCGCCTCTGGCAGCTCGACCTCTGGCGCCGCCAGGGCGAGGGCAAGATGGCCGAACAGTTCGGCCCGCGCTTTGTCGAGCAGGACCGCGCCGCGCGCCTGTTCCTGTACCGCGGCGATATGCAGGCCGAATTCGCCAGCTACCATCCGCAGGGCAAGGCGATCCTCACGTCCTTCGCGGCGGGCATCAATGCCTATATTGATTGGGTCAAGGCCAATCCCGAACAGATGCCGCCGGAATTCAAGCTGACCGGCACCGAACCCGGCTATTGGAGCCCCGAGACCTCGCTCATCCGCATCTATGGCCTGACCCGCAACCTCAGCGAAGAGGTGCGGATGGCGCAACGCGTCGCGGCGCTGGGCCTGAACGCCGTGCAGGGACTCAGCACCTTCGAGCCGCCCCTGGCGCTGCAGGTGCCCGCCGGACTGGACGTGCGCGACGTCGACAGCAAGGTCCTGGGGGACTACAACCTGGCGCGCAACGGCCAGAAATTCGTCGCCGCCGACTTCCCGCGCAGCCCGCTCGCGGCCGCGGAGCGCGAAAAACTCGCGCAGGAATTGTCCGCCAACCTGCTGGCGTCGCTGGATCCTGCGTTCGACCCCATGGCGACCCGCTACGAGAGCAACAACTGGACCATAGCCGGGCAGCATACGGCCAGCGGCAAGCCCATCCTCGCGGGCGATCCGCACCGGTCCATCACCATGCCATCGCTGCGCTACATGGTGCACCTGAACGCGCCGGGCTGGAACGTGATCGGCGCCGGTGAACCGGCGCTGCCGGGCGTGTCCATGGGCCACAACGACCGCATCGCTTTCGGACTGACGATCTTCGCCTTCGGCGACGAGGAAGACCTGTACGTCTACGACACCAACCCCGCCAAACCGGATGAGTATCGCTACAACGGCCGCTGGGAAAAGATGCGGCAGGTGGACGAGTCGATCCCCGTGCGCGGGCAGTCCGCCGCGGTGCGCCAGCTGAAGTTCACCCGCCACGGCCCGGTGATTTACGTGGATCCGGTGAAGCGCAAGGCCTATGCCTTGCGGGCGGCCTACCTGGAATTCCCCGGAACCGCGGCCTATCTTGCCAGCCTGCGGCTGAACCAGGCGCAGAACTGGAACGAGTTCGTCGCCGGCATGGAGAAGCACTACACCCCCAGCGAGAACATGGTGTACGCCGACGTCGACGGCAACATCGGCTGGTTTGGCGGCAGCATCGCGCCGATACGCCCGCGCGCGGATTGGTCCGGGATGCTGCCGGTGCCGGGCAATGGCGAGTTCGAATGGCGCGGCGTGCTGCCCGGCAGCGCGCTGCCCCGCGCCTACAACCCGCCCGAAGGCTATATCGCCACCGCCAACGAATACAACCTGCCGGCCGATTACCGCTATAAGGACATGTCGGCCCGCACCTGGGCCGAACCGTACCGCGTGCAGCGCATACGCGAGGTGCTGGCCGACAGCAAGGGGCAGACGGTGCAGAGTTCGCAGGCGCTGCAGTACGACAACCTGTCCATTCCGGCGCGCACGCTGACGGGCTACGCGAAGTCGTTGAATTCGGCCGATCCCGCGACGTCGCAGGCCTTGAGCATGCTGAAGGACTGGGATGCGCGCGTGGGAACGGAATCGCGCGCGGCGACCGTCTACGAGTTCTGGCTGCCCGAGGTCGTCAAGCGCGTGACTGAACTCTACGTGCCGGCCAACGGCCGCGCCGCCTTCGGCAATCTGTCCACCGCGAAAACGCTGGAGAAGCTGGCCACGCCGGACAGCGCCTTCGGCGCGCAGCCGCAGCAGGGCCGCGACGCGCTGCTGCTGCAGGCGCTGAACGAGGGCCTGCAGAAACTGCGCGCCAAGCTGGGACCGGATTCCTCGCAATGGCAGTGGGGCAAGCTGCACCACATCCAGTTCGAGCACAGCCTGGCCGGCCTGTTGCCCGAGGCCACTGCCAATGCCTACGGCACGCCGCGCTATCCGGTCAGCGGCGACAACGACACCGTGCACCGCGCCACGTTCCGCACCAGCGACTTCCGCCAGACCAGCGGCGCGTCGTACCGCCAGGTGATCGACGTGGCCGACTGGGACAACTCGCGCATGCAGAACGTGCCGGGACAATCCGCCGACCCGCGCAGCCCGTACTACCAGAACCTGCTCAAGGACTGGGCTACCGGCGAGTACTTCCCCATGGCGTTCAGCCGCGCCAAGGTGGATAGCGAGAAGGCCGGCACCCTGAATCTGCGGCCGGCTCAGCGCTGA
- a CDS encoding class I SAM-dependent methyltransferase, with protein MHSTQSYKTVVPRQPASRSPMGWLQERTQFVRALLSNPAAIGAVAPSGPALAAAITACIPPGAGKVLELGCGTGVFTREMLRRGVDPANLVLVEQDMAMSSSLQAQFPEAAVLRVPAQDLCRKRHPEMDGIGAAICGLPLRNMSQAHHQQLLAAVFDALPAEGSMALFTYGVRCPISASVLEACGLMASKVRFVPLNLPPASVYRLVRQA; from the coding sequence ATGCATTCCACGCAATCCTACAAGACCGTTGTTCCGCGCCAGCCTGCGAGCCGCTCGCCGATGGGCTGGTTGCAGGAGCGCACGCAGTTCGTCCGGGCGCTGCTGTCCAATCCCGCGGCCATAGGCGCGGTGGCGCCATCCGGCCCGGCGTTGGCCGCGGCCATTACCGCTTGCATTCCGCCCGGCGCGGGCAAAGTCCTGGAACTGGGCTGCGGCACGGGCGTCTTCACCCGCGAAATGCTGCGCCGGGGCGTGGACCCGGCCAATCTGGTGCTGGTCGAACAGGACATGGCCATGAGCAGCAGCTTGCAGGCGCAGTTTCCGGAGGCGGCGGTGCTACGGGTGCCGGCGCAGGATCTCTGCCGCAAGCGCCATCCCGAAATGGATGGGATCGGCGCCGCCATCTGCGGCCTGCCGTTGCGCAATATGAGCCAGGCGCATCACCAGCAACTGCTGGCCGCCGTATTCGACGCGCTGCCGGCAGAGGGCTCGATGGCCCTTTTCACCTATGGGGTGCGCTGTCCGATATCCGCCAGCGTGCTGGAGGCCTGCGGCTTGATGGCCAGCAAGGTCAGGTTTGTGCCGCTGAACCTGCCGCCGGCTTCGGTCTACCGCCTGGTCCGGCAGGCTTAG
- a CDS encoding branched-chain amino acid ABC transporter permease, with product MKTPRVLLALMALAVLAGVPWYGSDVLVQFGINTLLLAVLAQGWNIIGGYAGYASFGNSVFYGLGSYGVAIAMAQWELPFAAGLALGVVLALVFAVLLGMPVLRLRGHYFAIATLALAQVMTAIVSNIGLAGQNIGLVLPPLNNDPLFYELALGLLTLATLTVAWLTRSRFGFGLIAIRENEEGAAVMGVNTTLYKVTAFAISGVFSALAGGIHAYWITFLDPESAFDISLNVKMIIMAVFGGAGTVLGPVVGAFSLSAISELLSSEITSVAGLFYGAVIVAAVVLMPRGLADLLRRARKSGWRYFADNIRAHRL from the coding sequence ATGAAGACGCCGCGCGTACTGCTGGCATTGATGGCGCTGGCCGTGCTGGCAGGCGTGCCCTGGTATGGCTCCGACGTGCTGGTGCAGTTCGGCATCAACACGCTGTTGCTGGCGGTGCTGGCCCAGGGCTGGAACATCATCGGCGGATACGCCGGCTATGCGTCCTTCGGCAATTCTGTCTTCTATGGATTGGGCAGCTACGGCGTGGCCATCGCCATGGCGCAGTGGGAACTGCCATTCGCCGCGGGGCTGGCGCTGGGCGTCGTGCTGGCCCTGGTCTTCGCGGTGCTGCTGGGCATGCCGGTGCTGAGGCTGCGCGGCCATTACTTCGCCATCGCCACCCTGGCGCTGGCGCAGGTCATGACGGCCATCGTCTCCAACATCGGGCTGGCCGGGCAGAACATCGGACTGGTGCTGCCGCCGCTGAACAACGACCCGCTGTTCTACGAACTGGCCCTGGGCCTGCTGACGCTGGCCACGCTTACCGTCGCCTGGCTCACGCGCAGCCGCTTCGGCTTCGGCCTAATCGCGATTCGCGAAAACGAGGAAGGCGCGGCCGTCATGGGCGTGAACACGACGCTGTACAAGGTGACGGCGTTTGCCATCTCGGGGGTGTTCAGCGCCCTGGCCGGCGGCATCCATGCCTACTGGATAACCTTCCTCGATCCTGAAAGCGCCTTCGACATCAGCCTGAACGTGAAGATGATCATCATGGCCGTGTTCGGCGGCGCGGGCACCGTGCTCGGCCCGGTGGTGGGCGCGTTCTCGCTGTCGGCCATATCGGAACTGCTGTCCAGCGAGATCACCAGCGTGGCGGGGCTGTTCTACGGCGCGGTAATCGTCGCGGCGGTAGTGCTGATGCCGCGCGGTCTGGCCGACCTGCTGCGGCGCGCGCGCAAGTCGGGCTGGCGCTATTTCGCCGACAACATACGGGCGCACCGGCTATGA
- a CDS encoding branched-chain amino acid ABC transporter permease encodes MDLLAQILVNGILLGGLYAVMAQGLALVWGVLNIVNLAHGAFIMLGAYASWYLYNDAGVDPFLGLPLTAAAMFLLGYALQRGLLNLVVRAPMFNTLLITFGLEVVLTYLAQLAFSADFRTINPPYAGDSYALGPVTLPMARLAAFGVALAITLGMWLFLLHSRLGRAIRATAQNLVAARLYGVEPRHLYAVTFGLGLALAGAAGGLYGTVSQINPYIGATLTAKCFAISIIGGLDNPLGVMVGGLFLGIVESLTTLYVGPTYADVASFGILVLVLLVKPSGLLGRAA; translated from the coding sequence ATGGATCTGCTCGCGCAAATCCTCGTCAACGGCATACTGCTCGGCGGGCTGTATGCCGTGATGGCGCAAGGCCTGGCGCTGGTCTGGGGGGTGCTGAACATCGTCAACCTGGCGCACGGCGCGTTCATCATGCTGGGCGCGTACGCGTCCTGGTATCTGTACAACGACGCGGGCGTCGATCCCTTCCTGGGCCTGCCCTTGACGGCGGCGGCGATGTTCCTGCTGGGCTACGCCTTGCAGCGCGGGTTGCTCAATCTGGTGGTGCGCGCGCCCATGTTCAACACCCTGCTCATCACCTTCGGTCTGGAGGTCGTGCTGACCTATCTGGCGCAGCTGGCGTTCTCGGCCGACTTCCGCACCATCAACCCGCCTTATGCCGGCGACAGCTATGCGCTGGGTCCCGTCACGCTGCCCATGGCGCGGCTGGCCGCCTTTGGTGTGGCGCTGGCCATCACGCTGGGCATGTGGCTGTTCCTGCTGCACAGCCGCCTGGGCCGCGCGATCCGCGCCACCGCGCAGAATCTGGTCGCCGCCAGGCTCTATGGCGTGGAGCCGCGCCACCTGTACGCGGTGACGTTCGGCCTGGGCCTGGCGTTGGCAGGCGCGGCCGGCGGCCTGTACGGCACGGTCTCGCAGATCAATCCGTACATCGGCGCCACGCTGACCGCGAAGTGCTTCGCCATTTCCATCATCGGCGGACTGGACAATCCGCTGGGCGTGATGGTGGGCGGCCTGTTCCTGGGCATCGTCGAATCGCTGACCACGCTGTACGTGGGACCGACCTACGCCGATGTGGCCAGCTTCGGCATCCTGGTGCTGGTGCTGCTGGTCAAGCCCAGCGGCCTGTTGGGCAGAGCGGCATGA